The region TCAACGGCTAGACTCTCTGTCTGTGCCAATAATGGGACAACCTGGGCAATAAAAACTATCGGCGGGGAACTGGACTAACGGGATATCCCCACCGCAAATCGCACAGATAATGGCAAGGAAAATTAAGCAAAACGCTCTTCCATAGCTCATATTGGGGGTGGGAGAATGGAATTTTTGCCTCCATACTGGTTCCGGCTCCTCTGTTCTCGTTTCCCCGCTTTTGCTTCCATGAATGCCCATGAAATTGCTGTGACCCTGCAAAAGGGACTTAAGGCCCTCCAAAATCAAGAATATCAGTCGGCGATTAAAGCTTTAGAAATGGTCTGTCGCCGGGTACCCAATCAGGAATCCCCCGAATTTCTCAAAGCTCAGATGGCTTTGGTGCGGGCCTACCGAGCATTGGGAAGATTTGATCAGTCTCGGGAACTATGTGAATACTTGACCCGGAATCCCAACCCAGAGGTAGAAAATTGGGCCAAGACAATGATGCTCATGCTCTTGAAACAGGAAAATGCTGATGAGGGAGCAGGGGAACAGGATGATGTGTTGTCCACTGATTTGAAAGCCGGTCGGGCGGAAAATAATCGTGTTAAGGTGGCCCTGCCTAGGGTGGCGGACAGTTTGCCTTTTATTTTTGGTGTGGGCCTGTTGATTCCCCTCTTAACCACTTCTGTACTGTTTACACCGCTGGCATGGTGGTTAGCCCAGGGACAGTGGCAAAAATTGCTGGCCATCAGTCTGGGGCTGGGGATTGTGGTTAATTTCCTCGCTTTGTTTTACAGCGTCCCCATGATTGACCTAATCAACCGGCGCATTTATGGCACTGAATGGGTCAACCTCGGCGCAGTGCAAAAATATAGCCCCGAAGCCGGGGAACTAATGTTGCGGGTGGCCCGAGCCAAGACTTTTCCCATTCCGAAGTTGGGGATTATTCCCGATAATCGTCCGGTTATGTTTGCCTATGGTGTGCGACAACAAAATAGTCGTATTGTGCTCAGTCAGGGGATTTTTCGCTATCTAAGCGCCGAAGAAATTGCCACCCTCCTGGGCCATGAGCTGGCCCACATTGTCCGTCAGGATTGTGTCTTATTGACCTGTATGAGTGGCTGGGGACAAATATTCTATTGGTTATATTGTGAGCTACAAATGCTTCGGAGTTCCTGGTCGGCGATCGCCAAGATATTGATCACCCCGTTGGTCTGGATTTGCTTAGTCCTGTTTCGCATTAACCAGAGCGCTAATCGTTACTTCGCCCGCACAAGGGAATATTACGCTGACCATTTTTCCGTCAACTACACCGGTAATCCCAATGCCTTGATCCGGGCCCTGGTGAAAATGACCAGGGCTTTGGTAAAGCAGGAGAGACAGGCGGAGAAACAAGCTTTGTTTCTAGAGGGAATGCGCAACTTTGCCAACTATGATGTTTACACAGCGGCAGCCTGTGAGCGGGGGGAAAGATTTGATCCGAAGATGGTAGGTAATTTACTCCTCTGGGACTGGGGCAGTCCTTGGCGGGGCATCATTACTTGGTGTAGCTCCCATCCCCTTTTGGGCAAGCGGCTCCAGGTGTTGAGCCATTATGCCGAACAGTTAGACCTGGACACGGAATATAACCTTGTAATCAGCCGTCGGCAAATCTCCCTCGAAGAAGCAAAAAAAAGAACTTTATTCTTTTACCTTGAGGTATTTATTTGGCTGTTGCCCCTCTGGTTTGCCCTGGGCTTAGGCTGGTGGATTCAGCAGGAAGATAGTGTTTTTGACCTATCTTTCCGTCAAGCCATACTGGTGGGACTAGGAGCGGGGATTCTGCTCCGTACCGCTTGGCAAAGTTTGGGGCCTAGAAAAGTAGCGGCCCCCACTGTATTGAGCGTGCTTAGCGACGCTAATTTGAGTCCTATCTGGGGCACTCAGGTTAATTGGCAGGGCAAACTCCGCTTGGTGCAAGCCAGTGTTTGGAGGGCACCCAAATTATATTTTCACGACCGCACCGGGGTAATTCCTGTGCGTTATCCCTTTTGGACCAGACTATTACCCCCCTTTCGTTCTCCTCAGGCCCGATTAGAGGCGATCGCCTTGGGAGCAGTGAAAGTCAGCGGTATGGTGGTGCGGGGTTTATCCCCCCAGTTGCAGTTTGCCACCATCACCAATGAGGAAGACCAAATGTTAATTGGCTATCCCCTTTTCCTCGCTTGGACAGGGGGATTGTTATTGGTCTTATTGGGGGTTTTACTCCCAGGGTAAACCCAGATTGCCAAACCTCAGATGGTTTAGGGCGGAACCAACTCCCAACTTCCCCCAGTCAAGGAAATTAGTCTGGTTTCCGTTTAAACCTGTGCCACAACTTCCAATTGGTTTTTGCATTGCAAGGAGAATTAATTTGCGTTTTGCCTCCATTTTGGCCCTGGCTATTCCCCTTAATCTAGTTGCCACTAGCCTGACCGCCACCCCTTTAACCAATGGAGAATGCCTACTTCTAGCCCAAGCCAGCCAACGGAGAAATGTCGGTTCCGTCGGTGCACCGGGAGCTAGGGGCGTGGATGGCCAGGATGGTGCCGACACTGATAACCTCACGGTTTTTAGTGATGGTTCTCCCATGACCCTTAATCTGGCCGGTAGGGATGGGGCCCCAGGTACTCCGGGCGCAGAAGGATCTCCGGCCAATTGTCCTGCTTTAGACACCAGTCAACGGCAAGATGTGCAAATGGCCAATGGCAGTGACGGTGGGGATGGAGGTAATGGGGGGAACGGTGGCAACGGCGGTTCTATCACCATTTACACCCGCAATCTCAACAGCCTCAACCAAATTTTTGTTGGGGCCGCCGGTGGTAAAGGGGGCCCTCCTGGTCTGGGGGGAACTGGGGGGCAGGCCTGTCAATGTAGCCAGCCCTATTGGACTGTGGAAAATTGTTCTGGACGTCCAGGGGACAGTGGTTACCGTTGTTCCACGGAAGAATTTCGTTGTTTTAATGGCCTAAATGGCCGGGATGGGCGATCGGGCATTGCTGGGCAGGACGG is a window of Synechocystis sp. PCC 7338 DNA encoding:
- a CDS encoding M48 family metallopeptidase, with translation MNAHEIAVTLQKGLKALQNQEYQSAIKALEMVCRRVPNQESPEFLKAQMALVRAYRALGRFDQSRELCEYLTRNPNPEVENWAKTMMLMLLKQENADEGAGEQDDVLSTDLKAGRAENNRVKVALPRVADSLPFIFGVGLLIPLLTTSVLFTPLAWWLAQGQWQKLLAISLGLGIVVNFLALFYSVPMIDLINRRIYGTEWVNLGAVQKYSPEAGELMLRVARAKTFPIPKLGIIPDNRPVMFAYGVRQQNSRIVLSQGIFRYLSAEEIATLLGHELAHIVRQDCVLLTCMSGWGQIFYWLYCELQMLRSSWSAIAKILITPLVWICLVLFRINQSANRYFARTREYYADHFSVNYTGNPNALIRALVKMTRALVKQERQAEKQALFLEGMRNFANYDVYTAAACERGERFDPKMVGNLLLWDWGSPWRGIITWCSSHPLLGKRLQVLSHYAEQLDLDTEYNLVISRRQISLEEAKKRTLFFYLEVFIWLLPLWFALGLGWWIQQEDSVFDLSFRQAILVGLGAGILLRTAWQSLGPRKVAAPTVLSVLSDANLSPIWGTQVNWQGKLRLVQASVWRAPKLYFHDRTGVIPVRYPFWTRLLPPFRSPQARLEAIALGAVKVSGMVVRGLSPQLQFATITNEEDQMLIGYPLFLAWTGGLLLVLLGVLLPG